GGCCCCACATGTCGCGCTCGGTCAGGTCGCCCTTGAAGGGGCTCGGCATCCCGACCGAGAAAGGCTGGGTCGGCGCGGGGCGCTCGCCGGTTGCGGAGGCGGCCGGGGCCTTGCGCTCCTCGATGCGCGTGAGCGGACGCCCGGTGCGTCGATCGAGCACGAAGAGCTGCTCGGTCTTGGTCGCGAGGAGGATCGCGGGCACCGTCGCGTTGCCGACAGGAAAGTCGACGAGCGCAGGCTGCGCCGCGAGATCATAATCCCACAGATCGTGATGCACCGCCTGGAATTGCCAGCGGATCGCCCCGGTGGTGGCGTCCAGCGCCACGAGCGAGGTGGCGAGGCGATCGGTGCTGGCGGTGCGCTGGGCGCCGAAGAAATCGGGGCTGCCATTGCCCATCGGCACGAACACCAGATTGAGGCGATCGTCGCCGCTGAACACCGTCCAGGCGTTGGGCGTGGAGGGCGTGTAGATCGTGCCGGGCGGCGGAGGCTGGCGCGCCTCGGGCTTCGCGGGATCGAACGCCCATTTGAGCGTGCCCGTCACCGCATCATAGCCCCGGATCACGCCGGGCGGCACCTCGGTCGATTGGTTGTCGACCACGTAAGCCCCGATCACGGCCGTACCGTTGACGATGGTCGGCGGTGAGGTCGGGTGGGTCCAGCCCTGCGGGATCTGGCCGAGGCCGTCGAGCAGATCGGCCCGCCCGCCCGTGCCGAAACCCTGGCAGAAGGCGCCGGTCCTGGCGTCGAGCGCGATCAGATGGTTGTCGATCGTGCCCGCGATGATCCGGGTGGGGCAGTCTGCGGTCCCTGCCGGCGCATGGAAGAAGGTGACGCCCCGGCATGCGGGATGGCCGCCGGAGGAATCGCGGACGAGCGTATCGGTGCGCCACACCTGCCTGCCGGTCGTAGGATCGAGCGCGAAGACGGTGCTGAAGGCGGTGCAGCCATAGACGAGGCCGTCGGCCATCGTGGGATTGAACTGCAGCCCCCCGCGCCGCTTGCCGTCGGGCGACCGCAGGCCGCTATGATAGATCCAGGCCTGCTGCAGCCGGCCTACGTTGGCGGGCGTGATGTCCGCGAGCGGCGAATAGCGATTGGCCGAGCGGTTACCGTAGCTGGGCCAATCGACCGGAGCGGCGGAGACGAGCGACGTGGGCGCGACGCCCTCGCCTTCGATCCCGGCGCCCCTGAGCAAAGGCGACAGCAGCACCACCAATGCGACGGCCGCCAGCACGCCCAACGCTGGACGAGCCCCCTTGCTCGCCATCGGCACGCGGCGGAACGCGAGCAGCAATCCGATCGCGAGCGCCACCGGGAAGAAAAGACGCGGCATCAGCGCCCAGAAGTCGAAACCGCCTTCGGCCAGCGACCAGATGATCGTTACCGCAAGGAGCGCCGCCATCAGCCACAGCGCGGCCGGATTCCGCCGCCAGGCCAGCCACGCAATGGCCAGCAGCGCGATGCCCGCAGGCAGATAATAAGCCGATCCGCCAAGCGCGATCAGCCACGCCCCCGGAAGCGCCAGGCCAGCGCCGCTCACGGCGAATATCACGATCGCGATCCACAGCAGCCAGGGTCTTCGCCCCGATATGCGTTCTCGTCGGATCATGTCGTCCGATCCCTCATCCGGTCATCCTCTCCCGCGGGTGCTAGACGCGGCGCGGCCGGCCTGCATCCCGGGGTTGCGCCGCAGCCCTCACAGGATGAGAGATCGGCCTCTGGCTTGGTTGGCGACGGGCGCGCCGGGTGCCACTTCTTCCATCCAACGGAGAAAGTCATGACGGGAACCGGAAGCGAGATCGGGCGGCGTGCGCTGCTGGTCGGCGGAGTGGCGACGTTGGCGGCGGCCGCGACGGCCAATGCCGCCGCGCGCCCGATCCCGATCATCGATACGCACATCCATCTGTTCGATCCGCGACGGCCGCAGGGCGCGCCCTATCGCGGCCCGCGCAACAGCCCGACCTATGAGAAAGGCGCGTTCCCGGCCGATTATGCCGCGCTCGTCCGCCGTCATCACGTGATCGGCGCGATCGAGGTGGAGGCGAGTGCGTGGTTCGAGGACAATTTGTGGGTCCTCGAAACCGCCGCGCGCGATCCGATCATGGTCGGCGCGATCGGCAACATGCCGATCGAAGCGGCGGACTTCGACAATATCGTCGCCCGCTTCGCCAAGGACCCCCTGTTCCGCGGACTGCGCTACGGCAATCTGTGGGGCTATGATCTCGGTGCGCGGGTTCGCGAGGCGCCGTTCCTCGCCGGGCTGAAGCGGATGGCGGAGATGGATCTGGTGCTGGACACCGCCAACCCCCGGCTCGATCTGATGCAGGCGGTGGTGCGCGTCTCCGATGCGGTGCCGAGCCTGCGCATCGTGCTGGATCATCTGCCGCGCTTCGATCCCAAACCGGAGGAACAGGCGGAATACACGACGGTGCTGCGCGAGATCGCGCAGCGGCCCACGATCTTCGCCAAGCTGTCCGAGATCATCCATCCCGTGAACGGCAGGACGGCGACCACCGCCGAGGCCTATCGCGATCGCCTGCGGACTCTGATCGACGCGCTCGGGCCCGATCGCGTGCTGTTCGGCAGCGACTGGCCCAACATCCTGCAGGATGCCACGCTGGATCAGGTCTTCGCGGTGGCCCGCGACTTCTACGCCGATCGGCCGATCATCGAGCAGGAGAAGTATTTCTGGCGCAATTCCGTGGCCGCCTACAAATGGCGCGCCCGCTCGCCGGCACAGCATCGCCTGATCGCCGCATGAACAGGTTCCCGACGCTCTCACCTGTTGAGAGTGAACAGATTGGGCCGGTTTGACACTAACCTCCCCGCAGACACACTATTTCAATGGCCGCCGGACCCATCCGGCAAGAACATAAAAGATCGAAAGCCAAAAAAGCTCGGTCACTGAGGAGGGTGTATGAAGGGATTCCTTGAAGGGAGGCGGCTGCGCGTCGCACTTCTGTTGGGCGCCGGGCTCAACACCATGATTTTCACCGATCCGGTTCTCGCACAGGCCAGCGCATCGAATCCCGCACCGCCGGCCGCTCCCGATGCGAGCGCCACCACCCTGCCGCCCTCACCTCCCGCGAGCCCGTCCGAGGCCGACGTCGCCGAAATCGTCGTCACCGGCTCCAGCATCCGCGGCGTGCCGCCGACGGGATCGCAGCTCATCCAGCTGAGCGCCGATGCCGTGGTCAATACCGGCGCCACCACGACGCAGGAATTGCTGTCGAACGTGCCGCAACTCGGCACGTTCAACACCGCCGTCCGCCCCGACCAGAGATCGAACGGCATCATCTCCACCGCGCCGAACATTCGCGGTATCGGCCAGGCGCAGACCCTGGTGCTGATCAACGGCCACCGCCTCGTCGGCGTCGGCCAGCTCCAGAACATTCCCGATCCCTCGATCGTGCCGCCGTCCGCCATCCAGCGCGTGGAGATCGTCGCGGACGGCGCCTCGTCGGTTTACGGCTCGGACGGTATTTCCGGCGTGGTGAACGTCATCACCCGGAAGGATTATGAGGGCCTCGAGACCTCGTTCCGCGTCGGTTACGGCGATCATTACAGCACGCTCAACGCCAATGCCGTCGCCGGCCACAAATGGGGCACCGGCGGCGTGATGGTATCGGCCGAATATACGAAGAACAGCCGGATCGCGAACAAGGACCGCGATTATCTGACCGAGGATTTCTCGGCCGTCGGCGGCCGCGACAATCGCGTGATCGGTACGCAGTGCACGCCGGGCACCTATCGTTACAACACGTCGGCCACGGGTGGGGCGACCGGCGACTACATCCAGTTCGGCACCGGCGCGCTCAATCCGCGCTGCAGCAATTTCAATGATGGCGACATCTATCCGAAGCAGGAACGGCTCAGCTTCTTCGGGTCGGGCCATCAGGATGTGAACGACACGATCGACCTGTTCGGCGATGCATTCTACTCGCGCACGACCTCCGACGCGCTACGCCCCAGCGGCGGGCTCTACACCAGCGGCGTGATCACGCGCGCCAGCCCCTTCTTTCCGGCCGGCATTCCGGCGAACGTCCCCTCGATCACGGCCTATTACAACGTCAACCGGATCACCGGCATCCCCGAGCGCGATTCGCAGGACATTAGCGTCTATGGCGGCACGGTCGGCGCCAACGTGAAGCTGCCGCGCGAATTCGTGTGGACGACCTATGTGACCGGATCGCGCAGCAAGACCGATCTGCACGAGGGCAGCTTCAGCTCGATCGCCAATTCGGCGCTGATCAACGCGACCACCGCCGCCACCGCGATCGACCCCTTCGGCAACGGCACCAGCGACCAGACCAGGATCACGTTGGCCGACTGGGAACAGCGCTATTTCTCCAAGCAGTATATCTGGGAGATCAACTCCAAGGTGGACGGGCGGCTGTTCACCCTGCCCGGCGGCGACGTGAAGATCGCCGTCGGCGGGGTCTATCGCCAGGAATCCTATGACGGCCTGTTCCTCAACGGCCGGATCGGGTTCCGCGAAGGCGTCGGCGCGCAGGCCGGGCTCCGCAAGGTCTATTCGGGCTTCGGCGAATTGTTCATTCCGATCTTCGGCGACAGCAACGCCACGACGATGCTCCACCGCCTCGATATCTCGCTCTCGGGCCGCTACGACCATTATAATGATTTCGGATCGACCAAGAATCCGAAGATCGGCGTGAACTGGTCGCCCGTCGGCGGCTTCACGCTGCGGGGCAGCTACAGCACCTCGTTCCACGCACCGGCCCTGCCCGACCTGTTCGGTCCGGACACGCGCGCGGGGTATCTCACGAACGGGCTCCTGCCTCCGGGAATGCCGGTCGGCTCGGTGCCCGGCGGCATCTTCATCGCCGGCGGCAATCCCGATCTCGATGCCGAAAAATCGAAGAGCTATTCGCTCGGCTTCGATTTCCAGCCGGAGAGCATTCGCGGGCTGCACGCCAGCCTCACTTATTACAATGTCCGCTTCAAGGGCCGCGTCGCCTTCCCGAATTCGGCCTTCTTCTATGTCGATCCGGCCTTCAATCCGTATTTCGTGAGCAATATCGTCTGCGCCAGCGGCTCCTATCCGACCGGCTCGAACTGCGTCTCCCGGCCGATCGACAAGGCGACCGTCTACAATCTGGTCAAGAATCTCCCGCTGCAGGGCTTTCCCAATCCCGTGAACAGCGCGGCCGATCTGCCGGACATCTACAGCGTCACGATCCTGCGGCGCGCCAATCTCGGCCAGATCAATACGGACGGCCTGGATTTCGACGTGGGCTATCAGTTCGATACGCGCTTCGGCCAGATCGGTACGCAGGTTCAGGGCAATTACGTGATCAATTACGATCAGAGCGGCGCCCCGGGATCCGCGTTCGTCGATCAATTCAACTTCGGCCAGCAGCCTTTCAAGGCGCGCGCCCAGGTCTCGCTCAAGTCGGGCCCGTTCATCGGCGTGGTGACGGTCAATTATACGAGCAAGTACAAGAACCAGTATAATCTGGCGACCGGCGCGCTCGGCGTCGAAAAGATAGCGAGCTACACCACGGCCGATCTGCACTTTGGCTATCAATTCCCGCAGGGGGGCATTCTCAGCGGCAGCGAGATCGATCTCGATGTGAGCAACCTGTTCGATCAGGATCCGCCCTTCATCCGCTCCGCCACCGGCTACGGCATCGGCGATGTGATCGGCCGCGTCGTGAGCGTCGCGGTTCGCAAGAAGTTCTGATCCGGCTCCCGGTCGCCCATCCCGGCGGCTCAATGGGTCGGGCTTCCAGCGGGAAGCCCGACCTCTTTTTTGTGCGCCTCGCGGCGCTGGACACGATCCGGCCCCCGGAGCATAATTATCGTATAAATGTTCGCGACACCGAACGAAGAATGCGTCATGCTCCGGCAAGAGGCCTCGCGAGGGATCGACATCTCATCAGGTGAGAGGGGGACGCTGCCGACGGCGTGTCAGACGTGGGCGAACAGCCCTGAGATACGATAAAAGACGCACCAAAATGGGCCGGAAAAAGAGCCCTAAACAGGAGGAGAGGCTCGTGGGAACTCCGAAAAACCAATCGGTTATGAAGGCTTTCGTCCTGTTGCGGGCGTTTCGCCGGCCGGATGAATGGCTGACCAGTTCGGAGTTGTCGCGACGCGCCAAGATGCCCGAGGCGTCCGGCTATCGGATGATGCAGACGCTGGAGGGGATCGGCGCGGTCGTTCGCGACGCGCGCGGGCGCTATCGCCCCGGCATGCTGCTGCTGGAACTTTCGCACAGCATCGACGCGCAGGATCTGTGGCGGACGGCGGCGCAGGCGATCATCGAACGCTGGTCCCAGCGCCTGGACATGATCGTCCAGATCGGGGTCTATGAAGAGGGCATGGTCACCTATGTCGCGCGTGCGGGCCGGCCACGCGGCAGCTTCCGGCTGGCGCAAGGCATGCAGTTCGAGGCGTATTGCACGGCGCTCGGCAAGGTTCTGCTCGCCGAACTCACCGAAACCCAGTTGAAGGACTTTTTCGGCGAGGGCGATCTCATCGCCTTCACGCCCCAGACGATCACCCGCGAAGGCGAACTGCGGGCGGAATTGCAGGAGATACGATCGCTCGGTTACGCGCTGGACGATCGCGAGACGCTGGACGATGTCCGCTGCGTCGCCGCTCCCGTCCGCGATGCCGCAGGACGGGTGGTTGCCGCCATCTCCTTCTGCGACGCCGCCGATCGACTGGCCGAGGGCCGCCGACGGGAGTTGATCAGGGATTTGCTGGATGCCGCAGGCGAAGTCGGGCGCCGCATCTATCCGTGGTGCGAAACGCCGACGATGGGCAACCTGCCCTTGATCGCCGCGAAGGATACCAGCCTGATCGCGCAGTTCGGCGACGCCCTGTGAATGCGGGCACGGGTGCCGGAATGGCAACGAAGCGTGGCCGGCTGCGCTGGAGCGTCGTCACGTGGGCGTTCGTCATCAGCGCGGTCTCCTATCTCGATCGCAACAACATCTCGATCGCGGGCTCTTCGATCAAGGAGGCGTTCGCGCTCAGCGACAGGCAATTGGGTCTGGTCTTCTCGGCCTTCGCGCTGGGCTATGCGCTGAGCCAGCCCTTTGCGGGGCGGATCGCCGACCGGTTTGGCGCCTATCGCTGCGTGGCGGCCGCCATCGTCTGGTGGGGGGTGTTCACGGCGCTGACGGCGATGCTGCCGCCCGGCCTGCCGTTCGCCCTGACGCTGCTGATCCTCGTGCGCCTGCTGCTGGGCGTGGGCGAGGCCGTGATCTTCCCCGCGACCAACCGGCTGGTGAGCAGCTGGATTCCGCCATCCGAGCGCGGCTTCGCCAACGGCTTCATTTTCGCGGGCGTCGGCATCGGCGGCGGCATCGCGCCGCCGATGGTCACCGCGATCGTCGTGAATTTCGGCTGGCAATGGGCTTTCTACGCCAGCGCGATCATCGGGCTCCTCGTGGGCGTGGCGTGGCTGGCGGCGGTCCGCGATACGCCGGCCGAACACCCGTCCATCACGCCGCAGGAACTGGCCTATATCGAGGCACGCGTGGCGCCCAGGTCCCAAGGCGGCGCATCGACCAGCTGGCGCACCGTGATCAAGGATCGGCAGGTGCTGCTGCTCACGACGAGCTATTTCTGCTTCGGCTATGTCGCCTACATCTTCTTCTCCTGGTTCTTCATCTATCTGTCGAAGGTGCGCGGGCTGGATCTGAAATCCAGCGCCCTGCTCGCTACCCTGCCCTTCCTGGCGATGACGATCTTCTCGACGCTGGGCGGATCCGTGTCCGATCGCGTGGCGGCCCGGCATGGCGATCGCGTGGGGCGCTGCCTGATCGCCGCCGCCGCGATGATCCTGGCGAGCCTGTTCGTGGTGATCGCCACCGCCGTCTCCAGCGCGCAGTTAGCGAGCATCGTCCTCGCGGGCGGAGCCGGCTCGCTCTACTTCGCACAGAGCGCCTACTGGACGCTGAGCGCCAATATCGGCGGGCGATCGAGCGGCGTGCTTTCGGGCGTGATGAACATGGGCGCGCAGATCGGCGGGGTCGTCACCGCCTCGACCATGCCGATCGTGGCCGAAGCGTTCGGCTGGACCGCATCCTTCCTCGTCGCGGGCGGCATCGCGCTGATCGGCGGCCTGCTGTGGCTGCTGATCGATCCGCAGCACAGCCTGGCCGAAGCGGAGGGGTGATGAGAGGGAGGCTTGCACGCCAAGCCTCCCGACCAACCGCCGTATATGCAGCTTCGCGCCGAAAACGCGGTCAGGGCTGGGCGGACGCTTCGCTCCTGGGGATGTGCATCGAGATCAGCACAAGCTCCCCATCCGGCGCGGGGAATTGATGCGCGGTGCCGGCCGGTATGTAGAAGACGTCGCCGGGGCCGACCTTGATCGTGCGGCCGCCCTCGATGTGCATGCCGGAGACATTGCCGCCCTTGCCCGGCTTGGCATCGGTGATCGTGCCGCCCAGGATCAGCGTCCCCGTGCCGCGCACGACATGGAAAAGCTCGATGTCGGGATGTGTCGCGGCCGTCCAGCCGCCGCGCCGCACCTCGACGAAGCTGGTGTACGAGCCGAACTGGTGGATGGGCTGGACGATCACCGGCTGGCCCGGCTTCATTGCGCCTTCGGCATGCCGGATGATCGCCTCGATTTCGGACGAGGTGGCGTAGCTCGGGATCGCCGTCGGCCCCTGCAGCGGCAGCGCCAGCGTATAAGCGGGCTGCTGGGCGCAGGCCGCACCGGCCAAAGCGAGCGCGCCGAGGCCGGCGAACGAACGAGCGAGGGCGGCCATCGGCATCACCATTCTTATACGCGCAGATAGGGGCGCAGATAGGTATCGAGCACGCGCCTGATCTCCTCGACCGAGCGCGCGGGCAGATAGCGTCCGGTGGACGCGCCCGCCGCCGCCGGCGCCGCACGCAGCGCCGTGCCCGGCTTGAACAGGCCGCGCGCGATCATCGTCTCCACCGCACTTTGCGAGAACATCGTGTTCGCCGCCTGGATCGCGCCGAAGATCTGGAACGCCTTGGCCTTGTCGCCCGCCTGCCACGCTTCCCACGCGCTCTGATAGACATCGGGCAGGCTCATGAACGGACACGCGCCGATGAAGCCGCGCTCCATCTCGGTGACGAGCGTGTTGGCACCGCGACCGGAGAAATCGGCCACCTCGCCCTTCGTGCGCCGGAGGAGTTCCTGGACGCGCTCCAGCGGCTCGCCGGATTCATCCTTCACGTAGCGCATCGTCGGGATCGACTCGTACATCCGAACGAGCAGATCGACGCTCATCTTGCCCACGGCCTGCACGAACAGAGGCAGATGCGTCATCTTGCCGACCTGCTGATAATAATCGAGCAAGGCCGCTTCGTCCGTCACCTTCTCGGGCGGGATGCAGATGATCGCGTCGGCACCGATCTTGGCCGCGTGCGCCGCATAACGCTTCACCGCCGCCAGATCCGGACTTTGCACGCCGATCACGACGGCCGTCTCGCCCCCTTTGGCCGCCGCGACCAGCGCCTCGGCGCCCTGCAGACGCTCCGCCTCGCTGAGGACAGTCCAGCCGCTGGCGATCTGCGGCCAGGCGATGCCGGGCACGCGCGCACGACGCAGGAAGGTGACCTGCCCGCCCAATTGCGCGAAATCCACCTTGTCGGCCGCGTCGACCGGCGTCGCGCCGATCGGGAAGAGGCCGCGAAAGCGCGTGTCCGCCGCCGCCGCGCGCAGCAGCGCGCCGGGCATCGCGATCGCCGCCGCGCCCAGCGCGATCCCTTGCAGCACATGTCGCCGCGTCGGCATGGTAATCACCGCAGGATCTTCTTCGTCGCGCGATCGAAGGCGGCGCGATCAATCTCCACGCCCAGCCCCGGCGCGGTCGGCGCGTGAATATAGCCGTCCTTATCGGGGCGATACCTGGCCGGCATATAGGGATGATCCACCAGAGTGGGCGGATAGGGCACTTCGAACCACGAGGCGTTGGGCAAGGCCAGCTCCAGATGGAAATGCACGGCGAGGTCCATCGGGTTGCCCCAATTGTGCGGCGTGCATTCCAGCCCGAAGGCGTCCGCGAGCAGGCCCACGCGCATCGATCCGCTGATGCCGCCCGTATTGTCCGCGATCAGGCGGACCACATCGAGCGCGCCCTTGGCGATATAATCGGCGAAATCGGCGATCGAATAGATGAACTCGCCGACATGGATGGGCAGGTTCGCATATTTGCACAGCTCGATCAGGCCATCCTGATCGTCGGTCCGCAGCGGATCCTCGAACCAGGAGAAATCGAGATCGTCGAGCACGCGGGCGACCTTCATCGCCTCGTAGCGATTGTACATCATCACCGGATCGTGGGCGAGGATATACTCGTCGCCCACCGCCGCACGGATCTGCCGGGCCTCCTCGATATGGCCGAGATAGGCCGGCACGTCCGCGCCCTTGCGGTGCGCGCCCGTGCCGGGGTGGATCTTGTAGGCGCGGAAATTCTCGGACTTCGCCTTCAGCGCTTCCGGCGCATAATCCTCGATGCTCGGGTGATGGGTGGAACTGGCATAGGCCATCAGCTTGGTCTTCTGCGCGCCGACGCCGCCGTGCAGGATCTGGTAGATGGGCCGGTTCACGGCCTTGCCCATGATATCCCACAGGCAGACATCGGCCGCCGCGCGATACCAGTTCGGCCAGGCGCCCCCGCCCCGCAGGACGAGGCCGCTGCCGCGCAGCGCCTCGGTCATGAAAGCGGACTCGTCGCCCACCCCGCCGCGCCGGCCGAAGGTCTGCGCCCCGGTGTAGCGGCCCGTATCCTTGGGATCGCCGATCTGCCCGTTGAAGCCGTACGTGCCCTTGAGCCCCGACGTGGAGGCCAGCGAGGGCAGCAGATCGACGACGCTCTTGCCGACCAGCGTGGCCTTGGCCCAATCGACCCAGCCCTGCGCCGGCGTCTTGTTGCGGTTGCCGAGCGTGTAGAGCCCCTCGATCCCGCTGTTGGTGGTGATCGAGACGATCTCGCCCACTTCGCCGTTCAGGCTCTTGTAGCTGCCGATATCGGTGACGTAGGCCTTCACCTCCTTCACGGTCAGGTCGGGCAGATCGCCCGATTTCACGCCGACCGTCTGCGCGGCGGCCGTGCCCGGATCGGCCAGCGCCGCGAACCCCGCCGTGGCGAGCGCCGCCGAGGAGCCGAAGAACTCGCGCCGGGAAGCCATGGGATTCATGCGATGTCGCGCCTCTGCCTGATGTTTATCATTCTCCCCCGGACTTTGGCCGACGCCCTTGGCGGGCGCAAAAACCGCCTCTCACGATGTGAGAGATGAGGCTTCCTGCGGCGGCGAGGTGATCTCGATCGACATGGCGAGCGCAGCGAAGCCATCCATCCCCGCACGCCTAAGACTGGCGCGCGGCCGGACGCGCGGAGCGCAAGCCCATCATCAGCCCCGCGCCGAGCAAGGTGAGCAACGCCAGCAGATAAAGGCCGGCCCCGCTCCGCCCCGTCAGCGTGTCCGCCATCACGCGCGCATTGGGCGCCAGGAACGCGCCGATCGCCCCGCAGCTGTTGATCAGCGCGATGCTGGCGGCCGCCGTCACGCCGGACGGACCGCCGGAGGCCTGCGCCCAGAAGATGGGCTGCGCGGCGATGAACCCGCTCGCCGCGAAACAGAGCCCCAGCAGACCGAGCCAGGCCGATCCCGCCGCGACCGATCCCGCAATGCCGAAGCCGGCCGCGATCAGCGCCCCCGCCGCGATCTCGCGCCGCCGCCCCGTCCGGTCGGCGAGCCGCGGCAGAAAGAAGGTGGCTCCGAGTGCGCAGACCCAGGGGATGGCCGAGACGATTCCCACCTCGACCCCGACACCCCTGCCGAGCAGCGCGGCCACCTGCGACGGCAGGAAGAAGACCACCCCGTACACACTCATCTGGATCAGCAGATAGATCAGGCCCAGATAGAGCAGGCGCGCGTTGAACAGATACGCGAGCACGTCGCGCAGGCCCGGCACATGCTCCGGCTCGGCGCCGGAGCGCAGCGCGCGCGCCAGCGCCGCCTTTTCCTCGGGCGACAGCCAGCGCGCATCGTCGGGCTGATCGTCGAGGTAGAAAAATGCGGCGATCCCCACCGCCGTGGCGCCAAGCCCGGTGGCGACGAACAGCCATTGCCAGCCATGCAGGCCACCCTGGCCGTCCATGTCGAGCAGCAGCCCCGCCACCGGCCCGCCGAGAATGAACGTGATCGGCGCGCCGAAATAGAACAGCCCGATCGCCTGGCTGCGCGCCTGCGGCGGATACCAGCGGGTGAGGTAATAGATCACGCCCGGAAAGAATCCGGCCTCGCAGATGCCGAGCAGCAACCGCAATGCGTAGAAGAGCGGTTCGCTGCGGATGAACATCATCACGGCGGTCACAATCCCCCAGGTGATCATGATCCGCGCCATCCACAATCGCGCGCCGACACGGTGGAGGATGATGTTCGAAGGGATTTCGAACAGCGCATAGCCGAGGAAGAAGATCGAGGCGCCAAAGGCATAAGCGGCATCGCCGATCGCAGTGTCATGCTGGAAAGCGTCGCGCGCGAAGCCCACATTCGTCCGGTCGAGGAAGGCGAGAATATACATCAGCAGCAGGAACGGCATCAGCCGGCGCTGCAGCTTCCCGATCGGCAGGCCGCCATCGTCCCGCGAATTTCCATCCATCCTCATGCTTCGTCCCGACGCGTGTTGCGCGCCAGCCGAGCCGGCGCCTCTCTCACCCTGTAACCCCGCATGCCCCGGCTGGCTCTCGTCGGTTCAATCGTCCACACGCCATGATCGCTCGATCTCTTCCAGCGATTTGCCCTTCGTTTCGGGCAGGCGGCGCAGGATGAAGACGAAGCCCGCCGCGCACACGATCGCATAAAGCCAGAAGGTCAGGCCGGTGCCCGCGGCGGCATTGAGCAACGGGAACCTGTAGGTGAGCACGAAACACGCTCCCCAGAGTGCCGTGGTCGCTGCCGCCATACTGGCTCCGCGCGCCTCGCCGGGGAATATCTCCGAAAGCGCGACCCAGGTGACCGGCGCCAGCGTCATCGCGTAACAGGCGATCGCCGCCACCACGAGCAGCAACATCGGCCAGCCCTGCAGGCCCATCACGTAACAGCCCCCCAGCGCGACATAGATGATGGCCAGGCCCGCGCAGCCGATCAGCAGCAGGCGCCGCCGCCCGAGCCGCTCGATCGTCCCCAGCGCCACCAGCGTGAAGACGCCGTTCACGACTCCGGTGATGACGATGTTGAACAAAGTGTCCGACACGGCATAGCCGGCCGAGGCGAAAATCTCCTGCGCGTAATTGAAGATCACGTTGATCCCGCACCATTGCTGGAGGATCGCGAGGACCATCCCGATCGCCAGCACGCGGCGGAAGCGGGGCTCGCGCAGGATCGCGCGCAGGCTTCGCCCC
This DNA window, taken from Sphingomonas sp. AP4-R1, encodes the following:
- a CDS encoding membrane-bound PQQ-dependent dehydrogenase, glucose/quinate/shikimate family; the protein is MIFAVSGAGLALPGAWLIALGGSAYYLPAGIALLAIAWLAWRRNPAALWLMAALLAVTIIWSLAEGGFDFWALMPRLFFPVALAIGLLLAFRRVPMASKGARPALGVLAAVALVVLLSPLLRGAGIEGEGVAPTSLVSAAPVDWPSYGNRSANRYSPLADITPANVGRLQQAWIYHSGLRSPDGKRRGGLQFNPTMADGLVYGCTAFSTVFALDPTTGRQVWRTDTLVRDSSGGHPACRGVTFFHAPAGTADCPTRIIAGTIDNHLIALDARTGAFCQGFGTGGRADLLDGLGQIPQGWTHPTSPPTIVNGTAVIGAYVVDNQSTEVPPGVIRGYDAVTGTLKWAFDPAKPEARQPPPPGTIYTPSTPNAWTVFSGDDRLNLVFVPMGNGSPDFFGAQRTASTDRLATSLVALDATTGAIRWQFQAVHHDLWDYDLAAQPALVDFPVGNATVPAILLATKTEQLFVLDRRTGRPLTRIEERKAPAASATGERPAPTQPFSVGMPSPFKGDLTERDMWGLTPFDQLSCRIAFRRSVYHGMYTPMGRTPTIRYPGELGGIDWGSVSIDAGRGLLIVNSNHMADRDQLISRAQADREGLIPRVDPRGHSAPGGAMAGTPYAAHWGPFLSALGVPCQKPPYGEITAIDLKTRKAVWTRPLGDARASGPFGLRLGLPIVLGAPNIGGTLATGGGLVFVAATQDEMFRAFDVHSGKLVWQTKLPAGGHATPMSYRGADGHQYVVIPAGGGSLKDPQGDAIVAFRLDAKK
- a CDS encoding IclR family transcriptional regulator → MKAFVLLRAFRRPDEWLTSSELSRRAKMPEASGYRMMQTLEGIGAVVRDARGRYRPGMLLLELSHSIDAQDLWRTAAQAIIERWSQRLDMIVQIGVYEEGMVTYVARAGRPRGSFRLAQGMQFEAYCTALGKVLLAELTETQLKDFFGEGDLIAFTPQTITREGELRAELQEIRSLGYALDDRETLDDVRCVAAPVRDAAGRVVAAISFCDAADRLAEGRRRELIRDLLDAAGEVGRRIYPWCETPTMGNLPLIAAKDTSLIAQFGDAL
- a CDS encoding amidohydrolase — translated: MTGTGSEIGRRALLVGGVATLAAAATANAAARPIPIIDTHIHLFDPRRPQGAPYRGPRNSPTYEKGAFPADYAALVRRHHVIGAIEVEASAWFEDNLWVLETAARDPIMVGAIGNMPIEAADFDNIVARFAKDPLFRGLRYGNLWGYDLGARVREAPFLAGLKRMAEMDLVLDTANPRLDLMQAVVRVSDAVPSLRIVLDHLPRFDPKPEEQAEYTTVLREIAQRPTIFAKLSEIIHPVNGRTATTAEAYRDRLRTLIDALGPDRVLFGSDWPNILQDATLDQVFAVARDFYADRPIIEQEKYFWRNSVAAYKWRARSPAQHRLIAA
- a CDS encoding TonB-dependent siderophore receptor, whose amino-acid sequence is MKGFLEGRRLRVALLLGAGLNTMIFTDPVLAQASASNPAPPAAPDASATTLPPSPPASPSEADVAEIVVTGSSIRGVPPTGSQLIQLSADAVVNTGATTTQELLSNVPQLGTFNTAVRPDQRSNGIISTAPNIRGIGQAQTLVLINGHRLVGVGQLQNIPDPSIVPPSAIQRVEIVADGASSVYGSDGISGVVNVITRKDYEGLETSFRVGYGDHYSTLNANAVAGHKWGTGGVMVSAEYTKNSRIANKDRDYLTEDFSAVGGRDNRVIGTQCTPGTYRYNTSATGGATGDYIQFGTGALNPRCSNFNDGDIYPKQERLSFFGSGHQDVNDTIDLFGDAFYSRTTSDALRPSGGLYTSGVITRASPFFPAGIPANVPSITAYYNVNRITGIPERDSQDISVYGGTVGANVKLPREFVWTTYVTGSRSKTDLHEGSFSSIANSALINATTAATAIDPFGNGTSDQTRITLADWEQRYFSKQYIWEINSKVDGRLFTLPGGDVKIAVGGVYRQESYDGLFLNGRIGFREGVGAQAGLRKVYSGFGELFIPIFGDSNATTMLHRLDISLSGRYDHYNDFGSTKNPKIGVNWSPVGGFTLRGSYSTSFHAPALPDLFGPDTRAGYLTNGLLPPGMPVGSVPGGIFIAGGNPDLDAEKSKSYSLGFDFQPESIRGLHASLTYYNVRFKGRVAFPNSAFFYVDPAFNPYFVSNIVCASGSYPTGSNCVSRPIDKATVYNLVKNLPLQGFPNPVNSAADLPDIYSVTILRRANLGQINTDGLDFDVGYQFDTRFGQIGTQVQGNYVINYDQSGAPGSAFVDQFNFGQQPFKARAQVSLKSGPFIGVVTVNYTSKYKNQYNLATGALGVEKIASYTTADLHFGYQFPQGGILSGSEIDLDVSNLFDQDPPFIRSATGYGIGDVIGRVVSVAVRKKF